One Campylobacter concisus DNA segment encodes these proteins:
- the leuS gene encoding leucine--tRNA ligase has translation MAEKRKYEPLKIEKKWQEIWDKNDEFEPKDDLSLPKKYILSMFPYPSGRIHMGHVRNYSIGDALARSYRKSGYNVLHPIGFDSFGMPAENAAIKHKIHPKIWTYENIDYMKKELASLGFSFSKKRILATSDPLYTKWEQSFFIKMFEKGLVYRKNAIVNWCEYDQTVLANEQVEDGKCWRCGNDVVQKELPGYYFNITKYASELLDDLKLLEGKWPNQVITMQENWIGRSYGLEFKFSLDEVSKETLGGKFDGFEVFTTRPDTIYGVSYTALAPEHPIVKALLESDKFDESKKAKIKTILNQSPRERQASDKDGEFLGIYVVHPLTNEKIPVWVANFILADYGSGAIMAVPAHDQRDFEFASKFNLPIKPVVKPLEGENNGSKAYSEYGISINSELINGLSSEDAKSFIIEKFEKDGLGKRITNYKLRDWGISRQRYWGAPIPVVHCKCCGVVPEKEENLPIALPEDVEITGEGNPLDKHPTWKFTKCPKCGKDAIRETDTMDTFVESSWYFARFASDEKSWEQKALDEKSVNYWMNVDQYIGGIEHAILHLLYARFFQKVLRDLGYLRDDEPFENLLTQGMVLKDGKKMSKSKGNVVDPDDIINRYGADTARLFILFAAPPQKELEWNDSAVEGAFRFLNRLWEKAQTIKKIDKLPEIDHESLNKDEKFARLKIYEALKKSTEVFGDTFAFNTLIAACMEALNAINAQDNDDVNAEGFFIILNLLEPIVPHIANELSEELFSRKNFTKIAVKEEVFVKDSIALAVTVNGKKRAEFEVAASESESEILKQAKQNVAKWLEGKEILKEIYIKGKLVNFVIKG, from the coding sequence ATGGCTGAAAAGAGAAAATATGAGCCTTTAAAGATAGAAAAAAAGTGGCAAGAAATTTGGGATAAAAATGATGAATTTGAGCCAAAAGACGATCTAAGCTTGCCAAAAAAATATATCCTAAGCATGTTTCCATACCCAAGCGGACGCATACATATGGGGCATGTGAGAAACTACTCTATCGGCGATGCGCTGGCTAGATCATATAGAAAAAGCGGCTACAACGTGCTTCATCCTATCGGCTTTGATAGCTTTGGTATGCCAGCTGAAAACGCAGCCATAAAACATAAAATCCACCCTAAAATTTGGACTTATGAAAACATCGACTATATGAAAAAAGAGCTTGCAAGCCTTGGCTTTTCGTTTTCTAAAAAGAGAATTTTAGCCACATCTGACCCACTTTACACAAAGTGGGAGCAAAGCTTTTTTATAAAGATGTTTGAAAAAGGGCTTGTTTATAGAAAAAACGCCATCGTAAACTGGTGTGAATACGATCAAACCGTGCTTGCAAACGAGCAGGTTGAAGACGGCAAATGCTGGAGATGCGGTAATGATGTGGTGCAAAAAGAGCTTCCAGGATATTACTTCAACATCACAAAATACGCTAGCGAGCTACTTGATGATCTAAAGCTTCTTGAGGGCAAATGGCCAAATCAAGTCATCACAATGCAAGAAAACTGGATTGGTAGAAGCTATGGCTTGGAGTTTAAATTTAGCCTTGATGAGGTATCAAAAGAGACTTTGGGCGGTAAATTTGATGGTTTTGAGGTATTTACAACAAGACCTGATACGATTTATGGCGTTAGCTACACAGCCCTTGCGCCAGAGCATCCTATCGTAAAAGCACTTCTTGAAAGTGATAAATTTGATGAAAGCAAGAAGGCAAAGATAAAAACAATACTTAATCAAAGCCCAAGAGAGCGTCAAGCAAGCGATAAAGATGGAGAATTTTTAGGAATTTACGTCGTTCATCCACTTACAAATGAAAAGATCCCAGTTTGGGTTGCAAATTTCATCCTAGCTGACTATGGCAGTGGCGCTATCATGGCTGTCCCTGCGCACGATCAAAGAGATTTTGAGTTTGCAAGCAAATTTAATCTACCTATAAAACCTGTCGTAAAGCCACTTGAAGGTGAGAATAACGGCTCTAAGGCCTATTCGGAGTATGGAATTTCAATAAATTCTGAGCTTATAAACGGCCTTAGCTCAGAGGATGCCAAAAGCTTTATAATAGAGAAATTTGAAAAAGATGGCCTTGGCAAAAGGATCACAAACTACAAACTAAGAGACTGGGGAATTTCTCGCCAAAGATACTGGGGTGCGCCAATACCTGTCGTGCACTGCAAATGCTGCGGCGTAGTGCCTGAAAAAGAGGAAAATTTACCTATCGCGCTACCAGAAGATGTCGAAATCACAGGCGAGGGCAACCCTTTGGATAAACATCCAACTTGGAAATTTACAAAGTGTCCAAAATGCGGCAAAGACGCTATCAGAGAGACTGATACTATGGATACATTCGTAGAGAGTAGCTGGTATTTTGCTAGATTTGCAAGCGATGAGAAGAGTTGGGAGCAAAAAGCGCTTGATGAAAAGAGCGTGAATTATTGGATGAATGTAGATCAGTACATCGGCGGTATCGAGCATGCGATCTTGCACCTTTTATACGCTAGATTTTTCCAAAAGGTCTTAAGGGACCTTGGCTATCTAAGAGACGATGAGCCGTTTGAAAATTTACTAACTCAAGGCATGGTCTTAAAAGATGGCAAAAAGATGAGTAAAAGCAAGGGCAATGTCGTAGATCCTGATGATATCATAAATAGATACGGCGCCGATACGGCAAGGCTATTTATTCTTTTTGCTGCTCCTCCTCAAAAAGAGCTTGAGTGGAACGACAGCGCAGTTGAGGGAGCATTTAGGTTTTTAAATAGGCTTTGGGAGAAGGCACAAACTATTAAAAAAATAGATAAACTACCTGAGATAGATCATGAAAGTCTAAATAAAGATGAAAAATTTGCAAGGCTTAAAATTTATGAAGCGCTTAAAAAATCAACAGAGGTTTTTGGCGATACATTTGCTTTTAACACTTTAATCGCTGCTTGTATGGAGGCACTAAATGCCATAAATGCGCAGGATAATGACGATGTAAATGCTGAGGGCTTTTTCATCATCTTAAATTTACTAGAGCCTATCGTGCCGCATATCGCAAATGAGCTTAGCGAAGAGCTTTTTAGCAGAAAGAATTTCACAAAGATAGCTGTAAAAGAAGAGGTCTTTGTAAAAGATAGCATCGCTCTTGCAGTTACAGTCAATGGCAAGAAAAGGGCTGAGTTTGAAGTAGCAGCAAGCGAGAGTGAGAGTGAAATTTTAAAACAAGCTAAGCAAAATGTGGCTAAATGGCTTGAAGGAAAAGAAATTTTAAAAGAGATTTATATAAAAGGCAAATTAGTAAATTTTGTCATTAAAGGATAA
- a CDS encoding Mur ligase family protein, producing MSLAKFLDGKPLYYKEIDYGRIIRAYDTIKGHLKPFKIIHIIGTNGKGSTGRFLAQILSQKGAKVGHYTSPHIFKFNERFWLNGEVASDEILERAHERLQALLSDEYKVKTSYFEYMTLLSAVLFEGCDYFVCEAGMGGVLDATNVFEKKLSIFTPIGFDHTAILGNSIEEISRTKFEAMGKRAILNDEMNDISVAIAKEIASEKGATLSFPREILTKENLNEIANYADKFNLPEFLRSNLTLAYAAAKILDSSIDIKKLGALSLRGRCEKIDSNLYVDVGHNELGAKAVAKKFSSDEFNGKKITLVYNSFLDKDFKAVLAALKPVIEGVLLYHYHCEGRELGGELISKALNELEISHREFEPSDMNDIKEAKNGKIYLAFGSFHLAEAFLKEYYASKGL from the coding sequence ATGAGCCTAGCGAAATTTCTTGACGGCAAGCCACTTTACTACAAAGAGATCGACTATGGTAGGATCATAAGGGCTTATGATACGATCAAAGGTCATCTAAAACCTTTTAAGATAATCCACATCATCGGCACAAATGGCAAAGGTAGCACGGGCCGTTTTTTAGCACAAATTTTAAGCCAAAAAGGGGCAAAAGTAGGGCACTACACAAGCCCACATATATTTAAATTTAATGAGCGATTTTGGCTAAATGGCGAGGTCGCTAGCGATGAAATTTTAGAGAGAGCTCACGAGCGTTTGCAAGCTCTTTTGAGTGATGAGTACAAGGTAAAAACGAGCTATTTTGAGTATATGACGCTGCTTTCTGCAGTTCTTTTTGAGGGTTGCGACTACTTTGTCTGCGAGGCTGGCATGGGTGGCGTGCTAGATGCTACAAATGTCTTTGAAAAAAAGCTAAGCATCTTTACTCCGATCGGCTTTGATCACACGGCGATACTTGGAAATAGCATAGAAGAAATTTCACGCACCAAATTTGAAGCCATGGGCAAAAGAGCTATCTTAAATGATGAGATGAATGATATAAGCGTTGCTATCGCAAAAGAGATCGCAAGCGAAAAAGGCGCTACTTTAAGTTTTCCAAGAGAAATTTTGACCAAAGAGAATTTAAACGAGATCGCAAATTATGCAGATAAATTTAATCTACCAGAGTTTTTGCGCTCAAATTTAACTCTAGCTTACGCCGCGGCTAAAATTTTAGATAGCAGCATAGATATCAAAAAGCTTGGCGCTTTATCGCTTCGTGGCAGATGTGAAAAGATCGATTCAAATTTATATGTGGATGTCGGTCACAACGAGCTTGGCGCAAAGGCTGTGGCTAAGAAATTTAGCTCTGATGAATTTAACGGCAAGAAGATAACGCTAGTTTATAACTCATTTTTGGATAAAGATTTCAAGGCAGTCTTAGCAGCTCTAAAGCCAGTCATTGAGGGCGTGCTGCTTTATCACTACCACTGCGAGGGCAGGGAGCTTGGCGGAGAGCTCATAAGCAAAGCGCTAAACGAGCTTGAAATTTCGCATAGAGAGTTTGAGCCAAGCGATATGAACGATATAAAAGAGGCAAAAAACGGCAAAATTTACCTAGCATTTGGCTCGTTTCACTTGGCCGAAGCCTTTTTAAAAGAGTACTATGCAAGCAAAGGTCTATGA
- the mfd gene encoding transcription-repair coupling factor, whose translation MQAKVYEYLLTHAPQILICEDDKEAALCADAASFAGFSAFKLPDFRAKKGDDLRSFNEELFEISSVLSKYYKFDGKKIIISPFSTLLNPLPTQKNLESSTIKLKDNLNLSEFADLLIRFGYECVDIVESVGEFSIRGEVVDIYGVNMDDPVRILLFGDEVESIRNYNTATQISNKNELSEAEIVPFIANLSKDEFEKVSQKIEDMQSDALVSDLNSLGFWAIDSFSDYLKEFDSKLVKKIDFEIYDTLEDKFKGIEILPEPKVYKDLEVTLNFDFFELNKSKSITVLSRNEGLFKGYELDGFANVKLEISPLVVNLTSSDKIVVSLNKFEKKRRVKRSSLVVDELKVNDYVVHEEYGIGRFLGLEKIKVLGATKEFVVIAYQNDDKLLLPVEHLNLIDRYIAQNGSMAVLDRLGKANFAKIKEKVREKLFAIASKIVAMAAKRELIAGKILQKEDISYLNFVQDAGFSYTSDQQKAVNDIKDELKSGKVMDRLLSGDVGFGKTEVAMNAIFTCIKSGFSAFFFVPTTLLSSQHYKTLSQRFSKFGIKVFRLDRFSSAKEKSSLQKALKESEPIVCVGTHALLGVKAENLGLIVVDEEHKFGVKQKEQLKEISQNSHILSMSATPIPRSLNMALSKIKTYSILATPPSSRLDVRTSVREWDEKVVKEAIMRELRRGGQVFYIHNHIADIEQTANDLRKILPKLRILILHSKVNAKVTEDEMMKFERGEYDLLLCTSIVESGIHLPNANTIIVENANKFGMADLHQLRGRVGRSDKQAYCYFLVEDKDAISKDALKRLVALEGNSFLGAGSVLAYHDLEIRGGGNIIGEAQSGHIEAIGYSLYLKMLEDEINKLLNQDSAKLDKIDLKLSVSAFLNQEFIREDRLRLEIYRRLSKCKEVGEVYEIQSELEDRFGKIDTFTKQFLDVIIIKILALKAGIKTISNSEQNILITKNDDEKIRLKSRSKDDDDVLAEILVYLRKDKK comes from the coding sequence ATGCAAGCAAAGGTCTATGAGTATCTTTTAACACACGCCCCACAAATTCTCATCTGCGAAGATGATAAAGAGGCGGCACTCTGCGCTGATGCGGCCAGTTTTGCTGGCTTTAGCGCCTTTAAATTACCTGATTTTAGGGCTAAAAAGGGCGATGATCTAAGAAGCTTTAACGAAGAGCTCTTTGAAATTTCATCCGTGCTTAGCAAATACTATAAATTTGATGGCAAAAAGATCATAATAAGCCCATTTAGTACGCTTTTAAACCCACTTCCAACGCAAAAAAACCTAGAAAGCTCAACGATCAAGCTAAAAGATAATCTAAATTTAAGCGAATTTGCCGACTTGCTCATACGATTTGGCTACGAGTGCGTCGATATCGTTGAGAGCGTTGGCGAGTTTAGCATACGCGGCGAAGTCGTGGACATTTACGGCGTAAATATGGATGATCCTGTTAGAATTTTGCTCTTTGGCGATGAGGTGGAGAGTATTAGAAACTACAACACCGCCACGCAAATTAGCAACAAAAATGAGCTAAGCGAAGCCGAGATCGTGCCATTTATCGCAAATCTTAGCAAAGATGAGTTTGAAAAAGTGAGCCAAAAGATCGAGGATATGCAAAGTGATGCCTTGGTGAGTGATCTAAATTCTCTTGGATTTTGGGCGATAGATAGCTTTAGCGACTACTTAAAAGAATTTGACTCAAAGCTGGTTAAGAAGATAGATTTTGAAATTTACGATACGCTTGAAGATAAATTTAAAGGCATTGAAATTTTGCCTGAGCCAAAGGTCTATAAAGACCTAGAAGTTACTTTAAATTTTGACTTTTTTGAGCTAAATAAGAGCAAAAGCATAACCGTTCTTTCAAGAAACGAGGGGCTTTTTAAGGGCTATGAGCTTGATGGCTTTGCCAACGTAAAGCTTGAAATTTCGCCCCTTGTAGTAAATTTAACCTCAAGCGACAAGATCGTAGTCTCACTAAATAAATTTGAGAAAAAAAGGCGAGTTAAACGCTCAAGCCTCGTGGTTGATGAGCTAAAAGTAAATGACTATGTCGTGCATGAAGAGTATGGCATAGGCCGTTTTTTGGGGCTTGAAAAGATCAAGGTTTTGGGTGCGACTAAAGAATTTGTGGTTATCGCCTATCAAAATGACGACAAGCTTCTTTTGCCGGTTGAACATCTAAATTTGATAGATCGCTACATCGCGCAAAATGGCTCTATGGCGGTGCTGGATCGCTTGGGCAAGGCAAATTTTGCCAAGATAAAAGAGAAGGTTAGAGAAAAACTCTTCGCGATCGCCTCAAAGATCGTGGCGATGGCAGCAAAAAGGGAGCTAATCGCAGGCAAAATTTTACAAAAAGAGGATATCTCTTATCTAAATTTCGTCCAAGACGCTGGCTTTTCATATACGAGTGATCAGCAAAAAGCGGTGAATGATATAAAAGATGAGCTAAAAAGCGGAAAAGTTATGGATAGGCTGCTTAGCGGAGATGTTGGCTTTGGTAAGACTGAAGTTGCGATGAATGCCATATTTACCTGCATAAAATCAGGCTTTAGCGCATTTTTCTTCGTGCCAACGACACTTCTTAGCTCGCAGCACTACAAGACGCTAAGCCAAAGATTTAGCAAATTTGGCATAAAGGTCTTTAGGCTGGATCGCTTCTCAAGTGCTAAAGAAAAATCAAGCTTGCAAAAAGCGCTAAAAGAAAGTGAGCCAATAGTTTGCGTGGGTACGCATGCGCTTCTTGGCGTAAAGGCTGAAAATTTAGGGCTTATCGTCGTTGATGAAGAGCATAAATTTGGCGTTAAGCAAAAAGAGCAGCTAAAAGAAATTTCTCAAAACTCACACATCTTAAGTATGAGCGCCACGCCGATACCAAGAAGCCTAAATATGGCGCTTAGTAAGATAAAAACATATAGCATTTTAGCCACTCCGCCAAGCTCTAGGCTGGATGTGAGAACAAGCGTGAGAGAGTGGGACGAAAAGGTTGTCAAAGAGGCGATCATGCGTGAGCTAAGACGTGGCGGACAGGTCTTTTACATCCACAACCACATCGCAGACATCGAGCAGACGGCAAATGATCTAAGAAAAATTTTGCCAAAGCTTAGAATTTTGATACTTCACTCAAAGGTAAATGCGAAAGTCACTGAAGATGAGATGATGAAATTTGAGCGGGGCGAGTATGACCTACTACTTTGCACCAGCATCGTTGAAAGCGGCATCCACCTGCCAAATGCAAACACTATAATTGTAGAAAATGCTAATAAATTTGGCATGGCTGACCTGCACCAGCTGCGCGGTCGCGTGGGTAGAAGCGACAAGCAGGCTTATTGCTACTTTTTGGTTGAGGATAAAGATGCCATTAGCAAGGACGCTCTAAAACGACTTGTCGCACTTGAGGGCAACTCATTTTTGGGCGCTGGCTCGGTGCTAGCCTATCACGACCTTGAGATAAGAGGTGGGGGTAACATCATCGGCGAGGCGCAAAGCGGTCACATCGAAGCTATCGGCTACTCGCTATATCTAAAGATGCTAGAAGATGAGATAAATAAGCTTCTTAATCAAGACTCTGCAAAGCTTGACAAGATCGATCTAAAACTTAGTGTGAGTGCCTTTTTAAATCAAGAATTTATAAGAGAAGATAGGCTAAGGCTTGAAATTTATAGACGCCTTAGCAAGTGCAAAGAGGTGGGCGAGGTCTATGAGATACAAAGCGAGCTTGAGGATAGATTTGGCAAGATAGATACCTTTACAAAGCAGTTTTTAGACGTCATCATCATCAAAATTTTAGCCCTAAAAGCTGGCATAAAGACGATCTCAAACAGCGAACAAAATATACTAATAACAAAAAATGACGACGAGAAGATCAGGCTAAAGTCACGCAGCAAGGACGACGACGATGTTTTGGCTGAAATTTTGGTCTATCTAAGAAAGGATAAGAAATGA
- a CDS encoding ATP-binding protein, with product MIDWGMKYAAIYKSTKGMLKPVEDIDFVDIDSLYGLEKQKEILLKNTRNFIAGGEANHVLLWGERGCGKSSLVRAVFTKFYKEGLRIIEIGCEDLKYLGDIIDEIRKSEFKFIIFCDDLSFENGSNEYKFLKPIMDGSIQKPPKNVLLYATSNRRHLISEFKSENENSELIDGEIHYSDAAQEKISLSDRFGLWISFYQGNYDEYLKMVDFYFKDYTGDKDELHTLAKNFATLRASRSGRTAKQFYLTFKENLK from the coding sequence ATGATAGATTGGGGTATGAAGTACGCAGCGATTTATAAGAGCACAAAAGGGATGTTAAAACCGGTTGAGGATATTGATTTTGTCGATATCGACTCACTTTATGGGCTAGAGAAACAAAAAGAAATTTTGCTAAAAAATACTAGAAATTTTATAGCTGGCGGCGAGGCAAATCACGTGCTTCTTTGGGGTGAGAGAGGATGTGGCAAGTCAAGCCTTGTAAGGGCTGTTTTTACTAAATTTTATAAAGAGGGACTTCGCATCATTGAGATCGGCTGCGAGGATCTAAAATATCTTGGCGACATCATCGATGAGATCAGAAAGAGCGAGTTTAAATTTATCATTTTCTGCGATGATCTAAGCTTTGAAAATGGCAGCAATGAGTATAAATTTCTAAAGCCTATTATGGACGGCTCTATCCAAAAGCCGCCTAAAAACGTCCTTTTATACGCCACATCAAACCGCAGACATCTAATAAGCGAGTTTAAAAGCGAAAATGAAAACTCAGAGCTAATAGACGGAGAAATCCACTACAGCGACGCAGCTCAGGAGAAAATTTCTCTCTCAGACCGCTTTGGTCTTTGGATCAGCTTTTATCAAGGCAACTACGACGAGTACCTAAAAATGGTTGATTTTTACTTTAAAGACTACACTGGCGACAAAGATGAGCTTCACACGCTTGCTAAAAATTTCGCCACTCTTAGGGCTAGCAGAAGTGGCAGGACTGCAAAGCAGTTTTATCTAACATTTAAAGAAAATTTAAAATGA
- the secF gene encoding protein translocase subunit SecF — translation MQIFTKAKVYDFMRFRFASLALSIFLFVGSIFLLATKGLNYGIDFSGGTLIQLKYDTKAPLDKIRDAFGTNEVLKNASVTEFGSEDEAVIRFSGSSSNLTGDIGTEIKQILKDTGNFEVRRVDIVGPKVGDELRQKGLMALGISLIGVLLYITFRFEWRFALAAIATEIHDIVITVGAISLFDIDVNLDTLAAVLTVLGYSLNDTIIIFDRIREGIKESKRTDIEGVINESVSATLSRTILTSATTMMTVVVLFLFGGDMIHGFSFILIVGIVIGTISSIYISSPFLIWFKFSIEHFRAREAEKQRIKKERDKERAMFEKGVV, via the coding sequence ATGCAAATTTTTACTAAGGCAAAAGTTTATGATTTTATGCGGTTTAGATTTGCTTCATTGGCACTTTCTATATTTTTATTTGTTGGTTCGATCTTTTTACTTGCAACAAAGGGTCTAAACTACGGCATCGACTTCTCTGGTGGTACGCTTATCCAGCTAAAATACGATACCAAAGCGCCACTTGATAAAATTCGCGACGCTTTTGGCACAAATGAAGTGCTTAAAAACGCCTCTGTTACTGAGTTTGGAAGTGAAGATGAGGCTGTTATTAGATTTTCAGGATCAAGTTCAAATTTAACTGGTGACATCGGCACTGAGATAAAGCAAATTTTAAAAGATACTGGAAATTTTGAAGTAAGACGTGTTGATATCGTTGGTCCAAAGGTTGGTGACGAGCTTAGGCAAAAGGGCTTGATGGCTCTTGGAATTTCACTAATTGGCGTGCTTCTTTATATCACATTTAGATTTGAGTGGAGATTTGCGCTAGCTGCGATCGCAACTGAAATTCACGATATCGTTATAACAGTCGGTGCTATTTCGCTATTTGATATCGATGTAAATTTAGACACACTAGCTGCTGTTTTAACGGTGCTTGGCTACTCGCTAAACGATACGATCATCATTTTTGATAGGATCAGAGAAGGCATAAAAGAGAGCAAGAGGACTGATATCGAGGGCGTTATAAACGAGTCAGTCTCAGCTACACTTTCAAGAACCATCCTAACCTCAGCCACTACGATGATGACTGTTGTTGTGCTATTTTTGTTTGGCGGAGATATGATACATGGATTTTCATTTATTCTTATCGTTGGTATAGTTATAGGAACGATCAGCTCGATCTACATCTCATCACCATTTCTTATCTGGTTTAAATTTAGCATCGAGCATTTTAGAGCTAGAGAGGCTGAGAAGCAAAGGATCAAAAAAGAGCGTGATAAAGAGCGCGCTATGTTTGAAAAAGGCGTTGTGTAA
- a CDS encoding DUF6394 family protein, producing MNWGKVIYIFFALMSLTTTAEFLYDKNEIALFVAASINLVSTLLKIGVKNLLSAELFASSLVADLHLIPAFVILQVSENATLSYSLAIGAVIANIFSLALVLIESSKSQEEF from the coding sequence ATGAACTGGGGAAAAGTTATCTACATATTTTTTGCGCTGATGAGTCTTACGACTACGGCGGAGTTTTTATATGATAAAAATGAGATCGCCCTTTTTGTGGCAGCTAGTATAAATTTAGTTTCTACGCTACTTAAGATCGGTGTTAAAAATTTGCTTTCAGCTGAGCTTTTTGCTAGCTCTCTGGTTGCTGATTTGCACCTTATACCAGCTTTTGTCATTTTGCAAGTATCTGAAAATGCAACGCTTAGCTATTCATTAGCTATTGGCGCAGTCATTGCAAATATATTTTCACTAGCCTTGGTATTAATAGAATCAAGCAAATCACAAGAAGAATTTTAG
- a CDS encoding GGDEF domain-containing protein: protein MAAVTVSQIVKEALSEIKDRHLMLTPENYTEVYNEISKKYGFTTEESKKIEKYISRLGDDYKAQAISLHIKTVDEFVAFMTARLSHGAKNGATQVVDDKKLKSLNAFARRILQAISMLHNKDAKALAEQGMQLLARRYDEKNLEEMCLKWFDFVSSYDTEFLDFLKYYGVRDFDDLKTMSAELEKFLSQKNESGEENALVELLNFALEPSITKELGEELSTIRNVLKQNPQSLNSKEFQEKIKTFVDRRIEEDRTEIIEKVGSLNNILQSIGDRISDIAASSKSSSAKVQSIKNDLKNVNLNANSIDHVKSMLIEIAGALEIESKELGLEMNSKQATISELQNRVTSLEKELEAAKLESKEDFLTKVATKRALMSEIQRIEEAYKRYGTDYSICFVDIDFFKKINDTYGHEAGDVILSAVAQVLKKNARKVDFVGRYGGEEFVILLPSTSLKDGVRFGEKLRSMIENFKFIYKNERIKVTISSGVATRSANLSDTMTLEGADKMLYLSKEGGRNQVMPKIIEEK from the coding sequence ATGGCAGCAGTAACCGTTAGTCAAATAGTCAAGGAAGCCTTGAGCGAGATAAAAGATCGCCATTTGATGCTAACGCCAGAAAATTACACCGAAGTTTATAATGAAATTTCTAAAAAATATGGCTTTACTACCGAAGAGAGCAAAAAGATAGAAAAATATATCTCAAGGCTTGGTGATGACTATAAAGCGCAAGCTATAAGCCTTCATATAAAAACGGTTGATGAGTTTGTAGCTTTTATGACCGCTAGGCTCTCTCATGGTGCTAAAAATGGCGCAACCCAAGTGGTCGATGATAAAAAGTTAAAGTCACTAAACGCCTTTGCAAGAAGAATCCTTCAAGCCATCTCTATGCTTCATAACAAAGACGCAAAAGCTCTAGCGGAACAGGGCATGCAGCTACTTGCTAGAAGATATGATGAGAAAAATCTTGAAGAGATGTGCCTTAAATGGTTTGACTTTGTAAGCTCTTATGACACTGAATTTTTGGACTTTTTGAAATATTACGGCGTGAGAGACTTTGACGATCTAAAGACTATGAGCGCTGAGCTTGAGAAATTTCTCTCTCAAAAAAATGAGAGCGGTGAAGAAAACGCTTTAGTTGAGCTTTTAAATTTTGCGCTTGAGCCTTCTATCACAAAAGAGCTTGGCGAAGAGCTTAGCACCATTAGAAACGTTTTAAAACAAAATCCACAAAGCCTAAATAGCAAAGAATTTCAAGAGAAGATAAAAACCTTTGTCGATCGCAGGATCGAAGAAGATAGAACCGAGATCATCGAAAAGGTTGGCTCATTAAACAACATCTTACAAAGCATAGGCGATAGAATTTCTGACATCGCAGCTAGCTCAAAAAGTAGCTCTGCTAAGGTGCAAAGCATCAAAAATGATCTTAAAAATGTAAATTTAAATGCAAACAGCATCGATCATGTAAAGAGCATGCTTATCGAGATCGCGGGTGCGCTTGAGATCGAGAGCAAGGAGCTTGGCCTTGAGATGAATAGCAAGCAAGCGACCATTTCTGAGCTTCAAAACAGGGTCACAAGCTTAGAAAAAGAGCTTGAAGCTGCTAAGCTTGAGAGTAAAGAGGACTTTTTAACTAAAGTGGCCACAAAAAGAGCTTTGATGAGTGAAATTCAGCGTATTGAAGAAGCCTATAAGCGCTATGGCACGGACTATTCGATCTGCTTTGTTGATATCGACTTCTTTAAAAAGATAAACGATACTTACGGCCACGAAGCTGGCGATGTGATCCTTTCAGCCGTGGCTCAGGTGCTTAAGAAAAATGCTAGAAAGGTTGATTTTGTCGGTAGATATGGCGGCGAAGAATTTGTCATTTTGCTACCAAGTACGAGCCTAAAAGATGGCGTGAGATTTGGCGAGAAGCTAAGAAGTATGATAGAAAATTTCAAATTTATCTATAAAAACGAGCGCATCAAAGTTACCATTAGCTCTGGTGTGGCGACAAGAAGCGCAAATTTAAGCGACACGATGACACTTGAGGGCGCTGATAAGATGCTCTATCTTTCAAAAGAGGGTGGCAGAAACCAAGTAATGCCAAAGATAATCGAGGAAAAATGA
- the lptE gene encoding LPS assembly lipoprotein LptE gives MRYFLAFFIAIFICGCGYKPVSKISQDLVGDRVYVDVIISKEEPKNSVWIKDAVKEGMVARLHKSLSSKDSADTSIIVSVKSLNYEAIIYDEYGYITSYKALLTLNYKTKFKDGRVIDIPATGEYDFSVARRQKSVRYADSVISDTQKYEAIKEASKEAFDEYIANLAVKGYKNGSSNR, from the coding sequence TTGAGATATTTTTTAGCGTTTTTTATTGCTATATTTATCTGCGGATGTGGCTATAAACCAGTTTCAAAGATCTCGCAGGATTTGGTTGGAGATAGAGTTTATGTCGATGTTATCATCAGCAAAGAAGAGCCAAAAAATAGTGTCTGGATAAAAGATGCAGTAAAAGAGGGTATGGTCGCAAGGCTACATAAATCACTATCAAGCAAAGATAGCGCTGATACTTCGATAATAGTTTCGGTAAAAAGTTTAAATTACGAGGCAATAATCTATGATGAATATGGCTATATTACATCTTATAAAGCTCTTTTAACTCTAAACTATAAAACCAAATTTAAAGATGGTCGTGTCATAGATATACCTGCTACTGGCGAGTATGATTTTAGTGTGGCAAGACGTCAAAAGAGCGTAAGATACGCAGATAGTGTCATTAGCGATACTCAAAAGTATGAAGCTATAAAAGAGGCTTCAAAAGAGGCGTTTGATGAGTATATCGCAAATTTAGCTGTAAAAGGATATAAAAATGGCAGCAGTAACCGTTAG